GCTGATCGTGATCGGCCTGGTGTTCCTGGCCAACAACCTCGGCTGGACCAACCTCAGCCTGGGCCGGCTGATCGCCACCTGGTGGCCGGCGATCCTGGTCGCGGTCGGCGTGGGCATGCTGTTCGGGCGCGGCAAGTAGGGGCCGGGATTGGTGATTCGGGATCGGGGATTCGATCCAGCGGTCCATATCCCGGCTGCTTGAGCCATGCGACCGGCCTCGGGCCGGTCGCATGGCTGGCGCAGGTCGGCGCGGTCGCGCCGCCTCAGCGGCGGACGTTGACCACCTGGGTGCCGGCGATCAGGTCGTGCAGGCAGCGCTTGTCCCGGCGGAAGATGAACAGCGCATCGATCAGCGCGTAGAAGTTGCCCACCACCGGCACCAGCGACAGCAACTGGGTCGGCAGGTAGCGCAGCACGAGCAGCCGCCACAGCGGCGGCTGTACGCCGTCCAGATCGACGATGCGGATCCACAGCAGCTTCTTGCCCCAGGTCTGACCGGTCTTGGCCAGCGGATAGCCCTGCACCACCACGAACATCACGAACGCCAGCGCCACGTAGCCGGCCATGGTCAGGAACGAAATCGCCTCGCCGCCGCGCGCCGCGTCCATGACCTTGCCGAAATAGCCGGTGACCGCGGCCACCGGCAGGAAGGTCGCCAGCGAGATCACGCCGTCGATCAGCGATGCGCCCAGGCGCTCGCCGCGGCCGGCCAGCACGTCGGCACCGTCCGGCGCCAACGGCACCGACGGCAGTGGCGCTTCCGGCGCCTGGTAGGGATTGGGATCGTTCATTGCGCGCTCCTTGCTTGTGGGGTTGGAAAAAGACTCAGGTTCTGGGCAGGGTGACGCCGGTCTGGCCCTGGTACTTGCCGCCGCGGTCCTTGTAGCTGGTCTCGCAGACGTCGTCGGCATCGGACTGGAAGAACAGCATCTGCGCCACGCCCTCGTTGGCGTAGATGCGCGCCGGCAGCGGCGTGGTGTTGCTGAACTCCAGGGTGACGTGGCCTTCCCACTCCGGCTCCAGCGGGGTGACGTTGACGATGATGCCGCAGCGCGCGTAGGTGCTCTTGCCCAGGCACACCACCAGGGTGTCGCGCGGGATGCGGAAGAACTCCACCGTGCGCGCCAACGCGAAGCTGTTGGGCGGGATGATGCACTCGTCGGCCTCGATGTCGACGAAGCTCTTGGGATCGAAGCGCTTGGGGTCGACGATGGTCGAGTTGATGTTGGTGAACACCTTGAACTCGCGCGAGCAGCGCACGTCGTAGCCGTAGCTGGAGGTGC
The Xanthomonas sp. AM6 DNA segment above includes these coding regions:
- a CDS encoding DUF5668 domain-containing protein, which produces MKSNVIAAIVLIVIGLVFLANNLGWTNLSLGRLIATWWPAILVAVGVGMLFGRGK
- a CDS encoding RDD family protein codes for the protein MNDPNPYQAPEAPLPSVPLAPDGADVLAGRGERLGASLIDGVISLATFLPVAAVTGYFGKVMDAARGGEAISFLTMAGYVALAFVMFVVVQGYPLAKTGQTWGKKLLWIRIVDLDGVQPPLWRLLVLRYLPTQLLSLVPVVGNFYALIDALFIFRRDKRCLHDLIAGTQVVNVRR
- the dcd gene encoding dCTP deaminase, whose amino-acid sequence is MSIKSDRWIRRMSEQHGMISPYEPGQVKQANGERIVSYGTSSYGYDVRCSREFKVFTNINSTIVDPKRFDPKSFVDIEADECIIPPNSFALARTVEFFRIPRDTLVVCLGKSTYARCGIIVNVTPLEPEWEGHVTLEFSNTTPLPARIYANEGVAQMLFFQSDADDVCETSYKDRGGKYQGQTGVTLPRT